The nucleotide sequence ATCAGTGCGGATGACGTCAACGACGTGAATGCACCGTTCCTCCTCAAGAGCCTTGGCATCGAAGCCGAGGTGACGAAGTCGAACAGCGATTCCGATTATACCGATTTGATTCAGGTCGAAGTCGTCGATGGCGAAGGCACGTCGCACCGCGCCGTGGGCACGCTGCTCGGCAAGGCCCAGCAGCCGCGCATTGTCGGCATTAACGGCCGTGAGGTCGAAGTCGCCGCCGAGGGCAAACTGCTCGTGCTCGAGAATCTCGATTTGCCAGGCATGGTTGGGGAAATCGGCACCTTGTTGGGTCGCGCCGGGGTCAATATCGCCGACATGTCGCTCAGTCGCCTCGTGCAAGGCGAGACCGCCTACATGGTCGTGCGGGTCGACAGCGAACCCAAGGAGGCCGCGCGCGAAGAAATTAAAGCGCATCCGAAGATCAAACTCGCCAAGTTCGTGCAACTCTAACTTCCGTCCCTCCTGCCCATGTTACTCCCCCTCGTCATCACTGCGGTCGTCGGCTACCTCCTCGGAGCCCTGCCGTTTGGCTATTGGTTGGCCAAGGCGAAGGGGGTCAACATTATGGAAGTAGGCAGCCGCAATCCGGGTGCCACGAACGTCAAGCGCGTGCTCGGCGCCAAGGCCGGCAACACGGTCTTCCTGCTCGATGCACTCAAGGGCTTCATCGCCACCGCCATACCGTTGCTCTTCCAACTCGGCGGTCCGGCGGGCAGCAGTGGTTACGATCTCGGTGGCGTGATCGGGGTGGCGGCGGCCGTGCTGGGACATTCGTTTTCATGTTTCATCGGATTCCGAGGCGGCAAGGGAGTCGCCACGGCGGCCGGTGGATTGTTCGTCCTGATGCCGCTGCCGTGCGTGATCGCGGGCGCGGCCTGGGTTGCCACATTTTTCATCTCCCGTTATGTATCCCTGGCCTCGATTGTGGCGGCGTTGGTCATCGCGACGCTGCCGTGGTTTTTAAGTTTTGGCCTCATCATCAATGGGGTGGCGACCCTGCTGGGTCTACTCGTCATTGCCCGGCATCACGCCAATATCAGCCGTTTGCTCGCTGGCACGGAGCACCGCTGGGACCGTAAATAAGCGTCCCTTAGTCATTTTTTCATGAGCGATCTTCCCATCGTAAACATCGGTATTTGTGGTCTCGGCACGGTCGGGCAGGGGGTGTGGAAACACATCACGCGTTCCCGGGCCAAATTTGAATCCCGCCTCGGCGCCCGCCTCGTGCTGAAAAGCGCCTCGGTGCGCGATCTCGGTAAAAAACGCTCGGTGCGTGTCGCCAAGTCGCGCCTCACCGACGACCCCATGGCGCTCGCGACCGATCCCAAAATTCAGATCGTGTGCGAACTCATGGGAGGCACGACCCTCGCCAAAGACGTGACC is from Synoicihabitans lomoniglobus and encodes:
- the plsY gene encoding glycerol-3-phosphate 1-O-acyltransferase PlsY, producing MLLPLVITAVVGYLLGALPFGYWLAKAKGVNIMEVGSRNPGATNVKRVLGAKAGNTVFLLDALKGFIATAIPLLFQLGGPAGSSGYDLGGVIGVAAAVLGHSFSCFIGFRGGKGVATAAGGLFVLMPLPCVIAGAAWVATFFISRYVSLASIVAALVIATLPWFLSFGLIINGVATLLGLLVIARHHANISRLLAGTEHRWDRK